One Buteo buteo chromosome 4, bButBut1.hap1.1, whole genome shotgun sequence DNA segment encodes these proteins:
- the KANK2 gene encoding KN motif and ankyrin repeat domain-containing protein 2 isoform X1, producing the protein MALSAENLGGPGDPGGPVATGSGWVEVPRPRDSPPHPKKGELRGGPSPSPSPSVAPGRKSDGGTWWVGGPGGLSGCQGGSPRLLGPRAEGVGGKRCPGRPGGGPSPLPRRCLAGSPDAWVVVPPPRTPGSSPSTDWGRERGRLGNRTPGFPPWTPGFPPPPTCGSPTLIPSPLLRFGGAMAQVLRAEAFPGRRSGPPPGAGDAPYSLETAYGYRLDLGFLGYVEAIEKGLTLRRVPVGRRPHRASWAASAETLGPPAAPDPRVERTLRGARRRLEEEGVPARVSPAAGVPATVGSPGAAPLRLVREQMAAALGRLRELEEQVRALPALRRRLERLQEEKRQLLDRLRRDGGCRCGCGCGCGGSVDGNGDPGGFGDDSSGIIGTDVGSDDGTGNGTSSCGGSSVIGSIPGTSITSGISTGIGFSNGTSNSGGSSTNASSCSGIAVPIANASIGTNIASGSTGSGIGSGISSGNASSIGSSIGSTTGTTVPMSASGIATGSGTTVPVPIATAGPRGRRSVGVGTEGPGVPGGAGGLPGRVAVLERQLRRALGELREARARLAQRQLQPGDEEQQQQEEEEEREEGHGRPRGGGSGRLGSSSSDESEYHEAVEGPPPRDPPNLVAPRPR; encoded by the exons atGGCCCTGTCTGCTGAGAACTTGGGGGGTCCGGGGGACCCGGGCGGCCCCGTTGCCACGGGATCAGGATGGGTGGAGGTCCCCCGGCCACGggactcccccccccacccgaaAAAAGGGGAACTGAGGGGGGGaccgtccccatccccgtccccgtccGTCGCCCCGGGTAGAAAATCTGATGGCGGCACGtggtgggtggggggtcccgGAGGGCTGTCAGGGTGTCAGGGGGGGTCCCCCAGACTCCTGGGTCCCCGGGcagagggggtggggggtaagCGCTGCCCCGGAAGACCCGGGGGGggccccagccccctccccaggcgGTGCTTGGCCGGCagcccggacgcctgggtcgtcgtccccccgccccggacgcctgggtcctctcccagcacagactgggggcgggagcggggcaggCTGGGAAACCGGACGCCTGGGTTCCCCCCCTGGACGCCtggattcccccccccgccgacGTGTGGGTCCCCAACGCTGATTCCGTCCCCCCTCCTTAGGTTCGGGGGTGCCATGGCGCAGGTCCTGCGTGCCGAAGCCTTCCCAG GGCGCCGGTCGggtcccccccccggggcgggggaTGCGCCGTACTCGCTGGAGACGGCCTACGGCTACCGGCTGGACCTGGGCTTCCTGGGCTACGTGGAGGCCATCGAGAAGGGGCTGACGCTGCGGCGCGTGCCGGTGGGCCGCCGGCCTCACCGCGCTTCCTGGGCCGCCTCCGCCGAGACCCTTGGCCCCCCGGCGGCCCCGGACCCCCGGGTGGAACGGACGCTGCggggggcccggcggcgcctggaggaggagggggtgccGGCGAGGGTCTCGCCGGCGGCGGGGGTCCCGGCGACGGTGGGCTCGCCGGGAGCCGCACCGCTGCGGCTGGTGCGGGAGCAGATGGCGGCGGCGCTGGGGCGGCTGcgggagctggaggagcaggtCCGGGCGCTGCCGGCGTTGCGCCGGCGCCTGGAGcggctgcaggaggagaagcGGCAGCTCCTTGACCGGCTCCGCCGCGACGGCGGCTGCCGGTGCGGGTGCGGGTGCGGGTGCGGCGGCTCCGTCGACGGCAACGGGGACCCTGGCGGCTTCGGCGACGACAGCTCCGGCATCATCGGCACCGACGTCGGCTCCGACGATGGCACCGGCAACGGCACCAGCAGCTGCGGCGGCTCTAGCGTCATTGGCTCCATCCCCGGCACCAGCATCACCTCCGGCATCAGCACTGGCATCGGCTTCAGCAATGGTACCAGCAACAGCGGCGGCTCCAGCACCAAcgccagcagctgctctggcatcGCCGTCCCCATTGCCAACGCCAGCATCGGCACCAACATAGCCTCTGGCTCCACCGGCTCCGGCATCGGCTCCGGCATCAGCTCCGGCAATGCCAGCAGCATCGGCTCCAGCATCGGCTCCACCACCGGCACCACCGTCCCCATGTCCGCCTCCGGCATCGCCACCGGCTCCGGCACcaccgtccccgtccccattGCGAccgcggggccgcggggccggcggtCGGTGGGGGTGGGCACGGAGGGcccgggggtgccggggggtgccggggggctgccggggcgggTGGCGGTGCTGGAGCggcagctgcggcgggcgctgggggagctgcgggaggcccGGGCCCGCCTGGCCCAGCGCC AGCTGCAGCCGGGGgatgaggagcagcagcagcaggaggaggaggaggaaagggaggaagggCACGGCCGCCCCCGCGGGGGGGGCAGCGGCag gctgggctccagctCCTCGGACGAGAGCGAGTACCACGAGGCCGTGGAGGGGCCCCCCCCGCGGGACCCCCCCAACCTGG TGGCCCCCAGGCCCCGCTAG
- the KANK2 gene encoding KN motif and ankyrin repeat domain-containing protein 2 isoform X2, which yields MAQVLRAEAFPGRRSGPPPGAGDAPYSLETAYGYRLDLGFLGYVEAIEKGLTLRRVPVGRRPHRASWAASAETLGPPAAPDPRVERTLRGARRRLEEEGVPARVSPAAGVPATVGSPGAAPLRLVREQMAAALGRLRELEEQVRALPALRRRLERLQEEKRQLLDRLRRDGGCRCGCGCGCGGSVDGNGDPGGFGDDSSGIIGTDVGSDDGTGNGTSSCGGSSVIGSIPGTSITSGISTGIGFSNGTSNSGGSSTNASSCSGIAVPIANASIGTNIASGSTGSGIGSGISSGNASSIGSSIGSTTGTTVPMSASGIATGSGTTVPVPIATAGPRGRRSVGVGTEGPGVPGGAGGLPGRVAVLERQLRRALGELREARARLAQRQLQPGDEEQQQQEEEEEREEGHGRPRGGGSGRLGSSSSDESEYHEAVEGPPPRDPPNLVAPRPR from the exons ATGGCGCAGGTCCTGCGTGCCGAAGCCTTCCCAG GGCGCCGGTCGggtcccccccccggggcgggggaTGCGCCGTACTCGCTGGAGACGGCCTACGGCTACCGGCTGGACCTGGGCTTCCTGGGCTACGTGGAGGCCATCGAGAAGGGGCTGACGCTGCGGCGCGTGCCGGTGGGCCGCCGGCCTCACCGCGCTTCCTGGGCCGCCTCCGCCGAGACCCTTGGCCCCCCGGCGGCCCCGGACCCCCGGGTGGAACGGACGCTGCggggggcccggcggcgcctggaggaggagggggtgccGGCGAGGGTCTCGCCGGCGGCGGGGGTCCCGGCGACGGTGGGCTCGCCGGGAGCCGCACCGCTGCGGCTGGTGCGGGAGCAGATGGCGGCGGCGCTGGGGCGGCTGcgggagctggaggagcaggtCCGGGCGCTGCCGGCGTTGCGCCGGCGCCTGGAGcggctgcaggaggagaagcGGCAGCTCCTTGACCGGCTCCGCCGCGACGGCGGCTGCCGGTGCGGGTGCGGGTGCGGGTGCGGCGGCTCCGTCGACGGCAACGGGGACCCTGGCGGCTTCGGCGACGACAGCTCCGGCATCATCGGCACCGACGTCGGCTCCGACGATGGCACCGGCAACGGCACCAGCAGCTGCGGCGGCTCTAGCGTCATTGGCTCCATCCCCGGCACCAGCATCACCTCCGGCATCAGCACTGGCATCGGCTTCAGCAATGGTACCAGCAACAGCGGCGGCTCCAGCACCAAcgccagcagctgctctggcatcGCCGTCCCCATTGCCAACGCCAGCATCGGCACCAACATAGCCTCTGGCTCCACCGGCTCCGGCATCGGCTCCGGCATCAGCTCCGGCAATGCCAGCAGCATCGGCTCCAGCATCGGCTCCACCACCGGCACCACCGTCCCCATGTCCGCCTCCGGCATCGCCACCGGCTCCGGCACcaccgtccccgtccccattGCGAccgcggggccgcggggccggcggtCGGTGGGGGTGGGCACGGAGGGcccgggggtgccggggggtgccggggggctgccggggcgggTGGCGGTGCTGGAGCggcagctgcggcgggcgctgggggagctgcgggaggcccGGGCCCGCCTGGCCCAGCGCC AGCTGCAGCCGGGGgatgaggagcagcagcagcaggaggaggaggaggaaagggaggaagggCACGGCCGCCCCCGCGGGGGGGGCAGCGGCag gctgggctccagctCCTCGGACGAGAGCGAGTACCACGAGGCCGTGGAGGGGCCCCCCCCGCGGGACCCCCCCAACCTGG TGGCCCCCAGGCCCCGCTAG